A portion of the Pseudorasbora parva isolate DD20220531a chromosome 1, ASM2467924v1, whole genome shotgun sequence genome contains these proteins:
- the LOC137082607 gene encoding uncharacterized protein gives MAEKETIERLRQKRSAAQTAFTKRANHLTSRANALEERDLKAEWREFKGDHTRVEDAGFDFAMALRELEDEEATKKADQVDEKTLECNHKFDAVKHLIQNSFWTRFAEEQISTLVKEANSALDQAEATDHMQLSRKECELINRNLEREVCEVNRLVIEWTEMIPHAALTESRDRSRMMRKRQERLWDKWAWQRSTWSEDEEEQKELVKLKVTGKKDEDEESQTGEQAAASISSSPNRKLSYPVDRHIPISEVRHDPPIAPTYLSYGGLPNATSTQLQVQGAPNMYPGPFNFKPQIMLERARLPTFFGNMRDYYRWKAEWEDLQQLGNPHGLENIKKFHLIGSLDDKVKRELVLSSCGSATDVFRLLDNKYGNKPKIVLLISKEVHDLPPVRGNSPRKTIELIQAVERALRDLQVLGEEDAVKNRLVAQSIESKLPDSLKEKWLTYKNDPASGFSPRNHFDCLMVYLKKQEDILEELDQLQPSSKDYTERSQEKSREKKAFTKATSIQKGSQPSSCITCGDEKHAGRLFACKAFKKLNLSSKKAQLKKSGVCLKCLRIHNEDGCCTERFLCSKEDCQKGGSSDHNYLLCPLPQTKKNDKKNEEQCKVRVETKRLGLTDKQEEVLAKLSPELKAEVKEAFSNKISTTVCTSSNSEPKEYPVVMMLLSVTTNSGQLIGTLIDLASDTNYISNEAAERLKLKGEDIKLIVQGVGGMEKIVATRRYTLRIRVKTQKGTVAEHKLLCYGLENIAKVNQAVTPQQLLKFFPNIAAHDLVRPEKIDLLISHREGRLVPQPIKVEGDLVLWDGPLGITVGGAHPDLFEQVDLAVHRSETHFARSMRSASKAYKEVLVDPTELANAKVVNGGTILRSTLVTNKEMFDWFKWDSVGAACDPQCGGCKCGRCPPGGKEMTLGEEREIEKIKECLTYVQADKHSKSPHWDATYPWKGDPATLPDNRRAVEATFLNTEKRLEREPEWKAAYREQIHEMISRGAAVKLTQEELDSWKGPKWYISHLIAPNPHSSSTPVRIVWNSSQEFCGVSLNDLLYKGPDVLNQIRGVLLRFRTGLYAALGDVKKMYNSVWLKDEEVHLHRFLWRDNPEDEIQTFAVVRVNIGDKPAGCIAQVAMRETANLPQFAAMVEERRVLVEDSYVDDILTSHNDIKTLEKITNGVEKILEAGGFSLKPWVLTAQSGRLETAVNSSNSEKTLSAPKTLVLPNQMRDEESKALGVGYEPETDKLRVLTSINFSKKRGKMRTEIDLKEEEVRSGTPNPLTRRVLLSQVAGFYDPIGLGTPAKQKGVMLVRESYQEASIGNPTKDTWDDPLSQKIREAAIRLFEEYVRLGKIKFGRSLTPFGAMGCPMGVTFSDGSEASYGAVLYLRWETQRGVVVRFVESKAKLTPLNQKGDVIKAELCGAVFATRLKRYFEKHCRLEVKRWVHFVDSLTILGAIQKDSYGYQTFFSNRIGEIQMAGPVDDWRWVDGNLNISDIVTRGATPEELDEESEWQQGPEFLKRPEAEWPVKMASEIVTKVADKVKRLQRKAFSAVTTRAQSQKIARPCSTDNGANVGVNILQPLPEDQGPTQAVERQRRKLWSVALVRLVEPKRFSILSKLCGTVAWVRRAAESWLSLKNRALNSAKWEANSSKLSVEERTVAFQDLALAAQDGLNFKTTALNRLVVTKDGNTGLLLCGGRVQSWSEDRRAIPLIPFQSWLGTLLAREAHKANHEGVAATLLRTRRKAWVIEGRRTVKKIMNECVTCKKQRAKLCQQVMSDLPHERTSRANPFEYTTLDLFGPFEVRDAVKKRTKKKVWGVVYCCMASRAIHADLVDDLSAESFLQAYSRFTALRGHPRKLWSDRGTNFIGAKSALRDLHKHLACLEKVAVEDIAAKNGTKWQWAFHPADSPHRNGAAEAAVKLIKRALNSLGGTTGSYTWGEFQTLLYSAANLTNERPIDAKAQEQEDAVEYLTPNSLILGRTGQRGDMHCVDLETHSWRRLRAIQAGVDKFWSKWSELAGPNLFIRHKWHRVERSVRVGDLVWIADQNALRGQFRLGRIVVTYPDKFGVVRDADVATCIGLPAPLVARTQAKDSTLLSTIILRRDVRRLVVLIPVEDQHKV, from the coding sequence ATGGCAGAAAAGGAGACAATAGAGAGGTTACGGCAGAAGCGTTCAGCAGCCCAGACTGCGTTCACTAAAAGAGCCAATCATCTCACCTCCAGGGCCAATGCGCTAGAAGAAAGGGATCTAAAGGCTGAGTGGAGAGAGTTCAAAGGAGATCATACCAGAGTAGAAGATGCAGGATTTGATTTTGCTATGGCCCTACGAGAATTAGAAGACGAAGAGGCCACAAAAAAGGCAGATCAGGTTGACGAGAAAACATTGGAATGCAATCACAAGTTTGATGCAGTTAAACACCTCATCCAAAACAGCTTCTGGACCAGATTTGCTGAGGAGCAAATCTCCACCCTCGTTAAAGAGGCTAACTCAGCCCTCGATCAGGCCGAAGCAACTGACCATATGCAGCTGTCTAGGAAGGAGTGTGAACTGATAAATAGAAACTTAGAACGAGAGGTCTGTGAAGTCAACAGGCTAGTAATTGAGTGGACAGAAATGATTCCTCATGCCGCACTAACGGAATCTAGAGACCGTAGCAGGATGATGAGAAAGCGACAAGAGAGACTGTGGGATAAGTGGGCATGGCAACGCAGCACTTGGTCTGAAGATGAAGAGGAGCAGAAAGAACTGGTGAAACTGAAAGTTACTGGGAAGAAAGACGAGGACGAGGAAAGCCAGACCGGTGAGCAAGCCGCCGCGTCTATTAGTTCTTCTCCTAACCGTAAACTGTCCTATCCCGTAGACCGTCACATCCCTATTAGCGAAGTTCGGCATGACCCACCCATCGCTCCCACCTATCTCAGTTATGGTGGACTTCCAAATGCTACAAGCACGCAATTGCAAGTCCAAGGTGCTCCCAACATGTACCCAGGGCCTTTCAATTTCAAGCCCCAAATCATGCTGGAACGTGCGCGCCTGCCTACATTCTTTGGTAACATGAGAGATTACTACCGTTGGAAAGCTGAATGGGAGGACCTTCAGCAGCTGGGGAACCCTCATGGtttggaaaatataaaaaagttccATCTTATAGGAAGTTTAGATGACAAAGTCAAAAGAGAACTCGTCTTGTCTAGCTGTGGATCTGCTACAGATGTGTTCAGGCTCCTGGACAACAAATATGGAAACAAGCCGAAAATAGTGCTACTTATCTCAAAAGAAGTACATGACCTACCACCTGTAAGGGGAAACAGCCCTAGAAAGACGATCGAACTAATTCAAGCTGTGGAGAGAGCTCTTCGTGACCTCCAAGTCCTGGGGGAAGAAGATGCTGTGAAAAATCGGTTAGTAGCACAGTCGATTGAGAGTAAGTTACCAGACTCCCTGAAAGAAAAGTGGCTAACTTATAAGAACGACCCTGCAAGCGGCTTTTCACCCAGAAATCACTTCGATTGTCTAATGGTGTACCTGAAAAAACAGGAAGACATTCTTGAAGAGTTAGATCAACTGCAGCCTAGCTCAAAAGACTATACTGAGAGGTCACAGGAAAAGAGTAGAGAAAAGAAGGCATTTACCAAGGCTACATCAATCCAAAAGGGCTCTCAACCTAGTTCATGCATAACCTGTGGAGACGAAAAGCACGCAGGTAGATTGTTTGCATGCAAAGCCTTCAAGAAGCTCAACCTGTCAAGCAAGAAAGCTCAGTTAAAGAAGTCAGGAGTATGCCTCAAATGTTTGCGCATCCATAATGAGGATGGCTGCTGCACTGAAAGGTTTCTATGCTCAAAAGAAGACTGTCAGAAAGGAGGGTCCTCAGACCACAACTACTTACTCTGCCCGTTGCCACAGACGAAAAAGAATGATAAAAAGAATgaagagcaatgcaaagtgaGAGTAGAGACAAAGAGACTTGGATTGACAGACAAACAAGAGGAGGTTCTTGCCAAGCTCTCTCCAGAGCTAAAAGCAGAGGTCAAAGAAGCTTTCTCGAATAAGATTTCAACAACAGTGTGCACTAGTTCAAATAGTGAGCCAAAAGAGTACCCCGTAGTAATGATGCTACTCTCCGTGACGACTAACTCGGGTCAGCTAATCGGTACACTAATCGATCTTGCTTCAGATACCAATTATATATCAAATGAAGCCGCTGAGCGTCTTAAGCTGAAAGGCGAAGACATCAAGCTGATTGTGCAAGGAGTTGGAGGAATGGAGAAGATAGTTGCTACCAGAAGGTATACTCTGAGAATAAGAGTAAAAACACAGAAGGGTACAGTGGCGGAGCACAAGCTCCTATGTTACGGCCTGGAGAACATTGCGAAAGTGAACCAAGCAGTCACACCACAGCAACTACTGAAATTCTTTCCTAACATCGCCGCTCACGACTTGGTCCGCCCTGAGAAGATCGACCTTCTAATAAGTCATAGGGAAGGTCGCCTGGTCCCACAGCCAATCAAAGTGGAAGGAGACCTCGTCCTCTGGGATGGTCCTCTGGGAATAACGGTCGGTGGAGCTCATCCTGACCTCTTTGAGCAAGTAGACTTAGCGGTGCACAGGTCCGAAACTCATTTTGCACGTTCTATGAGATCAGCTTCAAAGGCTTATAAAGAAGTCCTTGTTGACCCAACTGAACTTGCCAATGCTAAAGTAGTTAATGGAGGAACAATCCTCAGGAGTACTTTGGTCACCAacaaagaaatgtttgattggTTCAAGTGGGACAGCGTCGGTGCTGCCTGCGACCCTCAATGCGGTGGCTGCAAATGCGGTAGATGTCCCCCTGGTGGTAAAGAAATGACACTAGGAGAGGAAAGAGAAATAGAAAAGATCAAAGAATGCCTCACCTATGTGCAAGCCGACAAGCACAGCAAGTCTCCTCACTGGGACGCAACTTATCCATGGAAAGGAGATCCTGCGACACTGCCAGACAACCGACGTGCAGTGGAGGCAACTTTCCTCAATACTGAGAAACGCCTCGAGAGGGAGCCGGAATGGAAGGCTGCGTACAGGGAGCAAATCCACGAGATGATCTCTAGGGGAGCTGCCGTCAAACTCACTCAAGAAGAACTTGATAGCTGGAAGGGGCCGAAGTGGTACATCAGCCATTTAATCGCACCAAATCCACACTCCTCCTCTACCCCTGTAAGAATTGTATGGAACAGCAGCCAAGAGTTCTGCGGGGTGAGTTTAAATGACCTTTTGTACAAAGGCCCAGACGTCCTCAATCAGATCAGAGGAGTCCTTCTAAGATTCAGGACTGGATTGTACGCCGCCTTAGGCGACGTGAAGAAAATGTATAACTCTGTTTGGCTTAAAGACGAAGAAGTTCATCTTCATCGATTCCTTTGGAGAGACAACCCAGAGGATGAGATTCAAACCTTCGCTGTCGTCAGAGTTAACATCGGTGATAAACCTGCTGGTTGTATTGCCCAGGTCGCTATGAGGGAGACTGCTAATCTTCCACAGTTTGCAGCCATGGTTGAAGAACGGCGTGTTCTGGTAGAAGACAGCTATGTCGATGACATATTAACATCCcacaatgacatcaaaacaCTGGAAAAGATCACCAACGGAGTTGAAAAGATCTTGGAGGCTGGAGGCTTCTCCTTAAAGCCGTGGGTTTTGACAGCCCAAAGTGGGAGGTTAGAAACCGCAGTTAACTCCAGTAACAGTGAGAAAACTTTGTCTGCACCTAAGACTCTTGTGTTGCCTAATCAGATGCGAGACGAAGAAAGTAAAGCACTGGGTGTCGGCTACGAACCAGAGACCGACAAACTTCGGGTGTTGACGTCCATCAATTTCTCAAAGAAGCGAGGCAAGATGAGGACGGAAATTGATTTGAAGGAAGAGGAAGTAAGAAGTGGAACTCCAAACCCCTTAACTCGTCGAGTACTTCTAAGTCAGGTCGCTGGGTTCTACGACCCTATCGGTTTGGGCACTCCAGCAAAGCAGAAAGGAGTAATGCTTGTAAGGGAATCCTACCAAGAAGCAAGTATAGGTAATCCAACTAAAGATACTTGGGATGACCCACTGTCGCAAAAAATCCGGGAGGCTGCTATTAGACTCTTTGAAGAGTACGTGAGACTTGGCAAGATTAAGTTTGGAAGAAGTCTCACACCTTTTGGAGCCATGGGCTGCCCTATGGGTGTCACGTTTTCGGATGGGAGTGAGGCTTCCTACGGCGCCGTGCTTTATCTCCGCTGGGAAACACAAAGAGGAGTTGTTGTGAGGTTTGTTGAATCGAAAGCCAAACTTACTCCTCTCAACCAGAAAGGGGACGTAATCAAGGCAGAGTTATGTGGCGCTGTCTTCGCAACCCGGTTGAAAAGGTATTTTGAGAAGCACTGCCGCCTTGAGGTCAAACGCTGGGTCCACTTCGTGGATAGCCTAACTATCTTAGGGGCAATCCAGAAGGATAGTTATGGCTACCAAACATTCTTCTCCAACCGAATCGGTGAAATACAGATGGCTGGGCCAGTGGACGACTGGAGGTGGGTTGACGGCAATCTCAACATTTCTGACATCGTCACTAGGGGAGCAACTCCTGAAGAGCTCGATGAAGAGTCAGAATGGCAACAAGGCCCTGAATTCCTAAAAAGACCTGAAGCTGAATGGCCTGTGAAGATGGCCAGCGAAATTGTGACCAAAGTTGCTGATAAGGTGAAAAGGCTACAAAGAAAAGCATTCTCAGCTGTAACCACTAGAGCTCAATCGCAAAAGATTGCAAGACCCTGCAGCACTGATAATGGCGCTAACGTTGGAGTTAATATACTACAACCACTGCCTGAAGACCAAGGTCCAACTCAAGCAGTAGAAAGGCAGAGAAGGAAACTTTGGAGTGTGGCTCTTGTGCGCCTGGTGGAGCCCAAACGTTTCAGTATTTTATCAAAACTATGTGGAACTGTCGCTTGGGTTCGACGAGCTGCAGAATCTTGGCTAAGTTTGAAGAACCGAGCCTTGAATTCAGCAAAGTGGGAGGCAAATAGTTCTAAGCTATCTGTAGAAGAGAGAACAGTTGCTTTTCAAGACTTAGCCCTTGCTGCCCAGGACGGCTTGAACTTTAAGACTACAGCCTTGAACCGCCTAGTTGTAACTAAAGATGGAAACACAGGACTCTTGCTCTGTGGCGGTAGAGTACAATCTTGGAGTGAAGACCGTAGAGCAATACCATTGATTCCTTTCCAGTCATGGTTGGGGACTTTGCTGGCTAGAGAAGCTCACAAGGCCAACCATGAAGGTGTTGCTGCTACACTGTTACGTACGAGAAGAAAAGCTTGGGTCATAGAAGGCCGAAGGACAGTCAAGAAGATTATGAACGAGTGCGTTACTTGCAAGAAGCAAAGAGCAAAGCTATGCCAACAAGTAATGAGCGACCTTCCTCATGAGCGTACTAGCAGAGCAAACCCTTTTGAGTACACCACATTGGACCTTTTCGGTCCCTTCGAGGTCAGAGATGCAGTAAAGAAACGGACCAAGAAAAAGGTTTGGGGAGTTGTGTATTGTTGTATGGCTTCCAGAGCCATCCACGCGGACCTTGTTGACGACTTGTCTGCCGAGAGCTTTCTTCAAGCCTACTCCAGATTCACTGCCCTGAGGGGGCACCCTCGGAAGTTATGGTCTGACAGAGGCACAAATTTCATAGGTGCCAAGTCAGCTCTGAGAGATCTACACAAGCATTTAGCATGCTTAGAGAAGGTGGCTGTTGAGGACATAGCAGCAAAAAATGGAACGAAATGGCAGTGGGCTTTCCATCCTGCGGACTCGCCCCACAGAAATGGAGCGGCCGAGGCAGCTGTTAAACTTATCAAAAGAGCTCTCAATAGTCTCGGCGGAACGACCGGTAGCTACACCTGGGGGGAGTTCCAGACTCTTCTCTACTCAGCAGCCAACTTAACTAACGAAAGACCCATCGACGCCAAGGCGCAAGAGCAAGAAGATGCAGTAGAGTACTTGACTCCTAACTCCCTCATCCTGGGACGCACTGGACAAAGAGGAGATATGCACTGTGTTGACTTGGAAACTCACTCCTGGCGTAGATTGAGGGCTATTCAAGCGGGAGTTGACAAATTCTGGTCAAAGTGGAGTGAACTAGCGGGACCAAACTTGTTTATCCGGCATAAGTGGCACAGAGTGGAAAGAAGTGTCCGGGTTGGAGATCTGGTTTGGATCGCAGACCAGAATGCCTTAAGAGGGCAGTTCCGGCTCGGTCGAATCGTTGTCACCTATCCGGACAAGTTTGGAGTGGTCCGGGATGCTGACGTGGCGACCTGTATAGGCCTTCCTGCCCCCCTTGTTGCTAGGACCCAGGCAAAAGATTCTACCTTACTTTCTACTATCATTCTTCGCAGGGATGTGCGGAGACTGGTCGTATTGATTCCTGTTGAGGACCAGCACAAAGTATAA